The sequence below is a genomic window from Brachyhypopomus gauderio isolate BG-103 chromosome 20, BGAUD_0.2, whole genome shotgun sequence.
ACTTCAGATACTCAGACTCACTTCATACTAAATGAACTACAGCCAAAGAAACGATACTGTTTGCGGTACAAAGCCTTAGTCGTGTGGGGTCCAGTGAACCTATTGAATGTGTTTACTACATTCCCACTCATGATGGTGAATATGCTCATTCTCCTTTTTCCAACAGTTGGCTAAACTATTTTGCCATCAATACCTTATAATTCTCCGCTTAATTTCTGCAAAGATCTAAGAAAGGTTTAAGACAGCCAATCCTCCACATATAAAGATACCGCAGCACTGATTTATGACCACAACCCTCATTGTGATTTGATGCTCTAATCGCCTTCTGTATGTTGCAAGGAATGAAGCCTTTTATATGTAACTCTTGAAGAAGTAAAAATGTTTCTCTGCATCTACAAGGGTTGATCCTCCTCTCTAATACATCTGTAGTTATCCTTTTAAAAAACATATTATTTAGTTattaattttaaatgaagtgatgtACTGCAAATAATTCACATGTAAATTAATATGAAAGGTATACCGTAGTTATAAAAGTGAGGAACGGATACAAATCTTTAAAGATGGCAGAATTTGGCTTTAAAAACTGTCCAACTTATTTATAGACATAATTACTCCCACACTggtgggtggagatggaggttcTGAGTGGACTTTCAAGACCTGTGAATTCAATCAACCTTTGAAGCTTCCTTGAGGCCGCCTTCGAATGCAAGAGGGTACTCGGAGCTGGCTGCTGAGTGCCAGGAGGCTGGCTGGAAGACCATCTACCCAGCGGAGGTCGGATGCTGTGGCTTCATGGGTTTGTAAACCACACGCCTCCTGAGGGAGGTAGGACTCACTGGAGGAAGGCTCAGGAAGGCAACAAAGGCCCTGGCAGAGGAGGCTGAAAAAGGGAGCTTTGGCTCTGGCTCAGGAGGATGGACAAAGCTTGGGGGAagagcacctaaccccaacagcCGCAGGGAAAACACCCATCACCTGCAGGGGGTGACAGGGAGACGTCCCTGTCACTGCTCCGCCACCAGGATTTGTACCAGAACTAAAGGAGTGAAACGTTGGGGAATGGTGGTTTCTGGCTGGTGACCCTGCAGCTGACCCATGGGCACCGGTAGAGGTGCGACAGGCAGCAATGCCCAGCAGGTTGGGACAGCTACCTGTATAACCCTGAAGGAGATGAATGTTTCAGTGAGCAGCAAAATGAGaatattttgatttgatgtgTTTTCATGCCTCAAAATCACCTTTATAATTAACAACACACTTGTTTTCTAAATGTATAAATTGGACAAGTACAGCTCTGTTTGGTTGCAAcagttcattttaaaatataaaaaatatttctaGGGTGTCAATAAATTTAATTAGAACTACGAGTAGGCTACATCATACTCTCTCAGTGCTGCACTAGCTGCAGGTCAAGAACGTGATGCTACTACTCCGTCTGTTTTTATAACCAATATCCCACGAAAAGGAGCAATTCAGTTGTAATGATGACCATAAAAAGACCTGATTCTTTTTCTCCATGTGAATGCTGTCTCTTTGACACACAGTAATGATGACACGGAACATTTTGGCCATCACATGGAGAAATCATTCAAGACATTTACGTTTGAGGATGAATTCCTTTCCCTGACACTGTGGCCAAATGAGGCTGGTGATCGATTTGGTGGCATTGAATTCAAAGTTGTGCGTGAAAATGAGCAGAGATCGACCTTCTATGCTATAGCTCCAGCTTGGTCAGCCCTGTACACATTGATATGGGTTCAGGGGTTTGTTATGGGCTTGTAGGGAGAAGTGAGCAAGATATTCATGTGCTTGGTTTCTTTTTTCTAAAGTAAATCAGGCTTACTGATGGGAAATTTTCTAATCACTCTttctgaaaagaaaaaaaatctcaaaaaaTTTGCTTCAACCCCATTATGAGGTGCTAAATGTAATGTTAACGTTTGTTTAATTATTTGCAAAATACTAACTTTTTAGATTTGATGTAGATCATGAAAGGAGCGGACACCAAACGTTCACCTTTCGGTGGTGAACGATAGATGGCACTAATACGTTACACGAATCTCAGTTTAACTGTAACGTCGATGGTTGCTCGTCAGCTTTGTTGTGTTGTCTGTCGTCTCTAGGAGCGGCGGGACGCTTGAAATGAGAAGAGGCAAGTTATGGTCTTCCTCTCGTCTTTCATAAACACAACGGACTGCATATATATTCCCATACCTTTATCAGTTATGCATAAATAGACCATCGTTAAAATTAACGTTATATTCTGCATTAACGTATCGATAGTGGCAGTATTACCAATCAGCCATCTAGCTagcttagctagctaactacagTGTATATTCTGTTACTCCTCTTAGGTTAGGTAGTTCATTGGTTCGCTGTCCTCTAGCTCGCTAAAGCtaagtgttttttgttttctcaGCAATGTAGTAacaattttgtttgtttgtttttatctcaCTAATTTCTTTCATAAATGACATCGCAACATTGAACTGCTAGTCAATAAACATGCCTATATGCTCTACACGTTGTTGCTTTTAATGATTTCTTATGACTCTTTGGGTGAAGGTAACAAAAATGGCACCAAAGAAGCAGAAGGGCCGCACTGCGAACATCTCTAGCTCCATCGAGTCGGAGGACTTGAGTCTAGAAACAACAGTGCCCACGGAAGAGATCTCGTCCTCGGACGAAAAAGATGGCTCACGCAAGGTCACCAAACAGCTGTTGGAGAGAAAGGAACTGCTCCATAACATCCAGCTCCTGAAAATTGAGATGTCGCAGAAAAACCTCATGATTGATAATCTCAAAGTGGAACACCTTACCAAAGTAGGAAATGctattaaataaaacaaaactttTATTAACTAcataaaatgaaacaaacacaaCTGACCCATATGATAATGAGTATACATTCCGTTAAATATAAGTAAAAACAAGGAGGAAATTAACATTTAATTAATTGCATGGAGATAAAAATGCTAATAAGTGGACTTGTGACaatatgtgttgtaaaaagcgctatataaataaatttgacttgacttcgGGCTGCCTGCTACGTAATTCGTTTTTACTTATATTTAACGGAATATTCCCTGTAGAAGAGCACCATCAGTTATTCTTAGACATTCTGAGCATTCCAGACCTTTTGCTAAACTAAGAATACTAACTTCAAAATGATTCACACCTATTTAGAGAATAtagtcttgtgtttttttttttcaaatcgaTTCTCTGAAATTTTTCATCTGATCGGACAAATTTGTACGTTTAGGTTGAAGAACTGGAAGAACAACTGAACGATGCGCTGCATCAGAAACAGGTGCTCGCCCTCCGCTTGGACAGCCAGCTGAAACTCCAGCAGGACGAGAGCAGGTTAGACGCACACCTCCAGCGGGTGTAATGGGGAGACTGGAGCCAACAGACAACATCTGACATTAATTTGACATTGACGCTAATGATAAACATGGTGTTCTGTTCCTTACTTTAACTTTCCTTGGGTGTTTGCATCTCTCTCTAAAATTCACGTCTGGTCTCTCTCGCCTTCACTTCGTCTCCTCCCCGCTTCCGTGTTGCGCAGGAAGCAGCAGGCTTTGAGGAAACAGGAGATGGACGCCATCTTGGTGCGACAGAAGCAGCTGGAGGAGACCAACCGGCAGCTGTGCGAGCGGGCCGGTGACGTCCGGCGTAGTCTGCGGGACCTGGAGCTGAGTGAGGAGAAGTACTCGGAGCTGCGCAACCTCCCCGACGACAAGCTCTCCATCCCTGAATATGTGGCGGTGAGTCCATACAGAGCAGAGCTCTCAGAGAGGAGGGGAGCGGCACCTCCTTAGGCACCAAATAGGCAAGATAGTAAAGAATGACGTAAGAAAAACTGATATTAAATGCAGGGAAAGCCCTGCTTATTAAATGTACCCTAGGTTTGTTGTTTCTATAAACCTTTTTGCTGCTTAAGGTTTGTAGTCTACGCCAAATTCATAAAAACATTTTGCTTGCATATTTAATCTTTCAATTTCTATGTCAGGGTTGTTATTTGAGTTGAAGTGACTCAACTTGAAACGACTCAACATGATCTCTTACTGTTTCCCACCAAAAGACATTTTTTGGCACATGCTAATGAATCGACGTGTTGACACTCATCCTTTTAGGCTTGGTAACCATTTTTAATCCCACATTTGTAATTGAGCCTGGTCTTCTTGTGTGCATGTCTTAAGGCTGTATGATTTAGTCTACTTTACTCGAAACCACAATTTTGTCTTCAGCAATTAGCACTGTGCACAAGCAAGAATTTACATCGATAAACAGTATTACTTATCGTATCAGCATGGCTCAGAATCACCGAAACTCTCATCATGCAGTGAGTACTACACAAAGACCTTAGATATTCCAGTTCAGTGTGCAAGTACTAAGTGATGAGATGGTCCTGGTCTTAGTGACAGGTTTTCATAACACAGTCCCCATTCAGATGGCTTGCAGATGGTCCGCGTAGATTGACCAGGCTATTCTTTGGCCGGGTTGTGTCGGCTTAGGTCCGATTCTACGAGGCGGTGACGCCATTGAGGTCACTGGTGACGGAGCTGCAGGTGAAGAAGAGCAGTCTGAGTGAGGATCTTGACAGCCAACGTGACCAGATCAAGGCCCTCATGGAGGTCAGATGGATCCACACTGGAAGTGTCGTGTTATAAACGTGTTATGACTAATTATGAACATAATCCATGGGAATAGGGTTAGGTTTCAATTGGTCtgttttttgttacatttttctATAATATTTCTATTATAGCTGGTCTGATTAGATCATCTGATCTACAAATTCAAATTTGCCTTTGAGAGCTTAATGAAGCATATACCTAAAATGACTTATCTGTAACTGGTCTAATgcattttttttgcatttggCTATGCAGCTCCATAAGAGCTGCTCACCGTAATAGTCAAGTGGAACTTAACGGTGTGTTATTAGGCAGTGTTGGTAAGCCTGAGCCTTGAATCACTTTGGTTTGGGGCGAGCAGCAGTATGGCCTCCCCTGTTTCTTGTTGATGCTCGAACATGCATGCAGAGCtacgaggaggagaggaggacccGCTCGGAGCTGGACCTGCGCTGCCAGAGGCTGACCCTAGAGCTGGCCGACACCAAGCAGCTCGCGCAGCACGACGACTACAAGCGGCAGAACTACGACAACGTCAGGCGGTGAGGGCGGGGAGTCGCTAGGCCGGTTATGCGGGATTAGCTCACCCTCCCCAGGCTTTGGCCCGTTTAACACTCGGCTCTGTTTCAACttgttacattttttaaatcccTCCCTCATGGTTTGATCTTGTCAGTGAATAATGTGATATTCTTGGTGAACACCTATTGGAAGTGCTTTGTTGCGttacggggggagggggggggtggtttcATGCTCGTGGCTGGATTACAACTGGATCTTGCATCAGCAgcttaaataaaaaagaaactttTTTTGGCGTTTACTTTGCCCGTATTCACTCGCCCAAAATATCAAGTTTGTTTACAGTTTTTCATTTAACGTTTCATCAGATAAGCTGGCTGaactaaaatgtttttaatgacAGCGTTCAAAAACTAAACAGATGTTCAGGAAACAAGCATGAGCTGAGATCATATCTGAAGCTTATAAACAAACCAAGTGGTCTAGATGTGATTTAGCAACTGTTATCTCTAATGATCATTTTCTAGGCTGTAGTCTTTCAGATCATTTGCCTATGTTGATGTGTCTGTTGCATCAGACGTATTGTAGGCTTACTGTTAATTGCTTCATACCGGGCTGTTTATTATGATATTGCTCAGGGCGAGAGACGGTTatgagggggaggtgagggagctGAGGAAGAAGCTGGAGATGTTGGACCTGACGCAGACTGCACTGACCCAGGAGAGGAACGACCTCAGCAAAGAGGTAACGGACCATCTCAATAAGACGGTAACAGGTGGATTAATTACTGTACTTAAAGAGTCACCAACTAACGGAGCCGGATTCATTGTGTAAAAGTTTCTGATGAATCTcgttctgccccccccccccccccccccccggcaggTGGCCACTCTGCAGCAGTCGGTCACTCTGCTCCAGAAGGACAAGGACTACCTGTCCAGGCAGAACATGGAGCTGAACGTGCGCTGTGCCCATGAGCAGGAGCGCCTGGACAGGCTGCAGGTCCAACTGGAAGACGCCAAGAAGGCCCGTGAGGAGGTCTACGACAAATACGTGGCTTCCAGGTCTGTATTCAAAAATGGCTGCGCTCGCATAGACTCCTGACACAATTGTAAGCTTTGGAattttggtttatttttatGGTTTTCACCTATTCGTCCATATATGCTCCATGAGTATGTATGAGCGCTTGTGCTCGACGGCTCGCGAAATCCATAGCAGTCGCCCGACGAACCCAGGTCAGCCGTTGCTTCGTGAGGAATGCTCTCACCCTCCTCTCCACCAGGGAGCGCTATAAGACCGAGTACGAGAACAAGCTGCGGGATGAGTTGGAGCACATCCGACTGAAGACCAGCGGCGAGATCGAGAGCCTGCAGCGCGCCTCCAAGGAGATGTACGAGCGGGAGAACAGGTGACGCCCCCCGCTCGGGCCCGACGGCTCAGCGCTCTTCACAGGAGAGCGCCGTGTTGTTGAGCATGTGTAAACTTTTGGTGTTCAAAGTCTCTAGCTGATGCCTCATATATTTTTGAAAGTCTGCTCTGACTGACGGGttgtcttttttatttttatttttcattgtttggtgtgtgttggggggttgtgtgtgtttgtgaatgagtgtgtcAAACAGAAAACGGTTAGTTTGGATAATTTTTGCTCCCATGAGGACTTTGTGTTCTGCATATTGTTGTTTTGCACGTTGTAATTTACCAGAACAAGAATGACACTCTCCTGAGGAGGTGAATCAGGTGTTTTTTACTTCAGTCTCAAGGCCTCACTGCCCggcttcttcctcctcttctgttttagttttgttttcaCCTCCTGTTCTGCAGTTTCAGCTTCTCCCTGATGGAGCATATCTGAAGCGGCTCGTGAAGGGCTTGAGGATGAGCTGGTGAGCTGCTTCAGGTCTGCTAGACCAGGGAAAGTGTGAAAGTGTGAATCAGATCTAGAGCTAAAAACTCCTATTGTAGTGCAGTGGGAACAGAAATAAATGCAATATTTGAGGTATGTATCTAGTACTTGGAACTCCTACTGACCACCAAAATTACTCGTCATTGGGATTTAATTACTTCtgataatgaaaacaaaatttCAGGTGTATCAGCAgacttcacttcctgttccatgGAGCCACAGGTGGCATTCTCTAAATGACCACTAGGGGTGTTGTAGGTTCAATGCAAATTCACTTTGCTATGGAACCAGTGCCTAATTAGTGATTCATTGTCCAGTGGTTTGGCTTATTTTAAGTTTAAGTTTTTACTAAAATGGTGCATATTACACTGTGCCATATCTGCATAAGGTCAACACATTTAACATGCATTTCTAGCTGGGCTGTGTTTTTCCCAAAAGCACAATAAAACAAAGATCATCTTTAAATGGTAGAGTGGAAAGAATTACACTTAGCAGTATGATGTTTTTGAGAAACAGGGCCCGCCCTGTTCTCCAGAGTgctataatataataaaatatacatatttgtcttaattcttttttctttcctgCAGGAACCTTCGTGAGGGACGGGACAACGCTGTCCTCGAGAAAGATCGTGCGCTCGGCgctgagagggagacacaggccAATTATGACCGGCTGCTGGAACAGTGAGTTCCACACTTCAGACCTGTCTGAAACTGATCCCAGAACAGCCATGGCCAGCCCTTTCTCTCTTAACATACATGGCATTTTTTCTCATCACATAGCCAAGATCTTAGTAGTAAAACTAATTaagaaaaaaaggaaacaatCAGAGGAATGTCCATTGCAGAGGTATGAATCAAATATGTGGTATGTACATTCAAATGTGGCCACAatgacacacaaagacacactttCAGAATCTGGAAGATGAGATTTAATAGTAAGGCAAGGCAGTTTCATTTGTACAGAACATTTTAATACCGTCATTATAAAGTCCATTACGTAGGAGAAAGATTTCTAATTTAAAAGATTGAGTAACACTGGAATAAATGTAAAGTGGAtaaaaaaattagataaaaggAAAACTTGAAAGTGCGGAGTTAAAATGCATCTGATATTAAGTCTTCAAGCTCAATTATACATTTGAAAATTTTGATTTTCAAAGTTTGAAATTTTATTCTGAATTTAAAAGTAGCTACATATGGACACATCTGAGTCCTTGTAGAGGTTTTAGTTATGAATGGTGCATAAAGCTAAATGCTTCTGGGCTGTACTGACTGACCTGTGTTCACCAGGCTAAGAAACTGTGCCCTTTAGGCATGTCAGAAATGTATTCTGGACCTACTGTAGGTGAGATCTGAATGTGTTTGAAAGTCTAGATTTCTGACTTAGTTTTTATAGCCTTATATTGAAGATTGCAGATGCAATAACTTTGAGATGCTTCTCCTTTCTCCCAAATAATGCAACCTATTCTGTCTCATCGTTATTTATTTGCTCCAAACATAGTCAAAGTGTGTCTGTAGGGCTGTAATCTTGTTATCTGTAGAGAAGAGTCTCAAGTTTTGTCTATGGGGTTGTAATCCTTTAAATGAGACACTCAAAGTGTGTCTATGGAGTTATAATCTTTATAGAAAAGTCAACGTGTGTCTATGGCATTAACATCCTTAAAGGAGAAAGTCAAGTAGCCTCTACAAAATTTGATGATAAGAATTTTCAAAGGTCGTAGGTTTCAGGTTAATGGAAGCATGTATTTAATGTAGGTGGATCAAAAAGCCATCCTTGAGGAATTCTACGTTATAGCTATCACGTCATATTCATAACTGTGAATCATGACAATTCAGACCAATCATGACTCCACCCTTCTAAATACAAGGTGATACATTTGAGGACCA
It includes:
- the pibf1 gene encoding progesterone-induced-blocking factor 1 — protein: MAPKKQKGRTANISSSIESEDLSLETTVPTEEISSSDEKDGSRKVTKQLLERKELLHNIQLLKIEMSQKNLMIDNLKVEHLTKVEELEEQLNDALHQKQVLALRLDSQLKLQQDESRKQQALRKQEMDAILVRQKQLEETNRQLCERAGDVRRSLRDLELSEEKYSELRNLPDDKLSIPEYVAVRFYEAVTPLRSLVTELQVKKSSLSEDLDSQRDQIKALMESYEEERRTRSELDLRCQRLTLELADTKQLAQHDDYKRQNYDNVRRARDGYEGEVRELRKKLEMLDLTQTALTQERNDLSKEVATLQQSVTLLQKDKDYLSRQNMELNVRCAHEQERLDRLQVQLEDAKKAREEVYDKYVASRERYKTEYENKLRDELEHIRLKTSGEIESLQRASKEMYERENRNLREGRDNAVLEKDRALGAERETQANYDRLLEQFRQLQLNSDTRASELQSQLKLKAFEAERAQMVQEEAARNLDLCQMECEKHQKKLEVLTKEFYTLQTSSEKRIAELQSQNAEQQVRLQAYDKLERELDDVTMQAAEMENAEDAERVLFSYGYGANIPTTAKRSLKQSVHLARRVLQLEKQNTVLRRDLESSTSHTEQVSAELQAANKLLQQAQQPYSYLIETVRQRDAQIQSMKERLSQLGEEVSGLRKEKMALQQTRNNMAADLERLLGHREELSVMKRVLANLCSQQHGEPASGPALETFGPDARGPEELGEGAHRDEMAGLRPKPTVFTNKDVPEWYRKLKVKPK